The genome window GAAGCGGACCTGTCCAGTCGTCTCCGGCGGGATGTCGATCTGGTCGTCTTCGGACAGGCGGGGCCGCTTCTTCAGCACCAGATCCTGAAATACGGTCGTCTTGTTTGCGAAAACGACCAGACCGAGCGCATCCGGCAAGAGGTTCTGGCACGGGCCGAATACCTCGACACGCGACACCTCTTTCGTGAAGTGAGATAAAGGACGGATGCTATGGTGGACAAGGAACTTCTTTCTCGTAAGCTATCCCAACTTCGGGAATATCTGGCCGAGCT of Syntrophobacterales bacterium contains these proteins:
- a CDS encoding nucleotidyltransferase domain-containing protein, whose product is MKEVKRLLIPPQNAKFKDLTPVLRRKKRIAAAYLFGSTATGRDRRDSDLDLAIVVKKTISGRERLKLEADLSSRLRRDVDLVVFGQAGPLLQHQILKYGRLVCENDQTERIRQEVLARAEYLDTRHLFREVR